From the genome of Bactrocera oleae isolate idBacOlea1 chromosome 2, idBacOlea1, whole genome shotgun sequence, one region includes:
- the LOC118680049 gene encoding uncharacterized protein, translated as MDVDMAATPTPAVRSAINVPRPGATPTPRTAAAIVPATAPRNGARPLTPSSAPATVPQRSRCPLCRRTHRLQHCSIFRSMQPLQRQQVAQAHGHCLNCLSTVHTTPECTSVTLCQLCHRQHHTMLHRTPKRAVGRQLAPSRRSQQSSHPEHNRRQAAPPPSRPR; from the coding sequence atggacgtagatatggcagcaacaccaacgccagctgtgaggtccgccatcaatgtgccacgccctggggcaactccaacaccacgaaccgcagcggcaatcgttcctgcaaccgctccccgtaatggcgcgcgaccactgacaccttcatcagcaccggcaacggtgccgcaacgcagccgatgcccactgtgtcgacgcacacaccggctgcaacactgcagcattttccgaagcatgcagccactacaacgtcagcaggttgcccaagcgcacgggcactgcctcaaCTGTTTGTCTACGGTCCACACGACTCCGGAGTGTACGTCGGTTACGCTCTGCCAACTGTGCCATAGACAGCACCATACTATGCTGCATCGCACCCCAAAGCGggccgtcgggcgacaactcgccccaagccgcagatcgcagcagagcagccatccGGAGCACAACCGAAGACAGGCAGCTCCACCTCCATCCAGACCGAGGTGA